ATTCCTGATTATACCTCTCTAGTTCCCCCTCTGATAATACCTCATATCTCTCTAAAGCCATCTCTCTAGCCTTCTTCTCTATTCTCTCTTCAAGCTCTTTTCTTTTTCTCTCTTCTTCTTCCTTTTTCCTAGCTAGCTCTTCTTCCTTGGCTTTCTTCTCGAGCTTGGCAGTAGAGTAATGTCCACCTTCACAGGAAGCCTTTAAAAAGCCCATAAAATTATCAGGCTGAGCCTCCTTAGCATACTTAATATCCGCCTTTAAATATCCAAAGCTATGTTCAGCTAATAAACCCTCTAGCTCCTTTTTATAAGCCTCTATCTGCTCCTCTTGGGGTAAAAGCTTAAATAATTCTAAAACTTCAGGAGAGTACTCCTCCTGAATATACTCTTTAAATTCTAATTCTTTTGGTGGGTTCTCCCTCTTCTTAATAATAAACTTAATTGCAGTTACCTTTCTACCTGTCTTAAGTTCTTCAAAGTCAATTTTTAGATCAGTCTTTTCATTGATTTCTTCTTGAGCTTTCAATAGTACTCTTCTTTTAAAATTATTATAACGATTATAGCTCTTTATATCTTCAATTTGTAATATCCTCTTCAGTTCTTCAATTGTAATTTCCCGTCTTTTTAACCTTTCATACTGTTTACATAACTCATATATTCTTATTGCATAAACACTATTTAAAGATATCAATTTTTTACATTCTAATTTAGTAAAATGGTTACTTAGCTGTAAAAGATAAGGCTTTAACTTTTCAGCAAAACTCAATTCTACTTTTCCTAAATCATCATAATATTTTGCTGAAGATAACCAAGATATCTGTAAACAACC
This genomic window from Orenia metallireducens contains:
- a CDS encoding replication initiation protein, translating into MNSKELIVKHNKLIEANYKLTLQEQKLILVLAAAIKKDDTKFEECVFSVDELADILNLNKEAYYSELKEITEKLLSRVLTINEPDGCLQISWLSSAKYYDDLGKVELSFAEKLKPYLLQLSNHFTKLECKKLISLNSVYAIRIYELCKQYERLKRREITIEELKRILQIEDIKSYNRYNNFKRRVLLKAQEEINEKTDLKIDFEELKTGRKVTAIKFIIKKRENPPKELEFKEYIQEEYSPEVLELFKLLPQEEQIEAYKKELEGLLAEHSFGYLKADIKYAKEAQPDNFMGFLKASCEGGHYSTAKLEKKAKEEELARKKEEEERKRKELEERIEKKAREMALERYEVLSEGELERYNQEYEKMAKLVPEKLRPNKEDYIIGALEDKFKEELKELFN